The Frondihabitans australicus genome includes a region encoding these proteins:
- a CDS encoding sugar phosphate isomerase/epimerase family protein translates to MRLGVYNAILHDRPLADALAVIRDLGLTGIEINTGGFLPPVHMPAVATIATSKAAADDYLAEFEGAGVEIAGLNCNGNPLHPNPVIGQKHADDVRTSIRAAANLGQTRVVTMSGLPGGSPTEQHPNWQVNAWNSASLDMIDRQFDIAVAFWREIDELARESGVKVALELHPQNLVFNPAGIERLVEQGSLTNIGVELDASHLFWQQMDPVAVVRHLGPLVVHAAAKDVRVNPAAAINGVLDNSFRKLRPDEPRTNLGGDEWANEWPVDSAWDFVALGKGHDAAYWTEFLRALHEVDSAMAVNIEHEDVSLGRIEGLEIAATVLKEADAALTASLA, encoded by the coding sequence ATGAGGCTCGGCGTCTACAACGCGATCCTGCACGACCGTCCGCTCGCCGACGCCCTCGCGGTGATCCGCGACCTGGGGCTCACCGGGATCGAGATCAACACGGGCGGATTTCTGCCGCCAGTGCACATGCCGGCGGTGGCGACGATCGCCACGTCGAAGGCGGCCGCCGACGACTACCTCGCGGAGTTCGAGGGCGCAGGAGTCGAGATCGCCGGCCTCAACTGCAACGGCAACCCGCTGCATCCGAACCCCGTGATCGGGCAGAAGCACGCCGACGACGTCCGCACCTCGATCCGGGCCGCCGCGAACCTCGGCCAGACGCGCGTCGTGACGATGTCGGGCCTGCCCGGGGGGTCGCCGACCGAGCAGCACCCGAACTGGCAGGTGAACGCGTGGAACTCGGCGTCGCTCGACATGATCGACCGGCAGTTCGACATCGCGGTCGCGTTCTGGCGCGAGATCGACGAGCTCGCCCGCGAGAGCGGCGTCAAGGTGGCCCTCGAGCTGCACCCGCAGAACCTCGTCTTCAACCCGGCCGGCATCGAGCGGCTCGTCGAGCAGGGCTCGCTCACGAACATCGGCGTCGAGCTCGACGCCAGCCACCTGTTCTGGCAGCAGATGGACCCGGTCGCCGTCGTGCGGCATCTCGGGCCGCTCGTGGTCCACGCCGCCGCGAAGGACGTCCGCGTCAATCCCGCTGCTGCGATCAACGGCGTGCTCGACAACTCCTTCCGGAAGCTCCGGCCCGACGAGCCGCGCACGAACCTCGGCGGCGACGAGTGGGCCAACGAGTGGCCTGTCGACTCGGCGTGGGACTTCGTCGCCCTGGGCAAGGGTCACGACGCCGCGTATTGGACCGAGTTCCTCCGCGCACTGCACGAGGTCGACTCCGCGATGGCGGTCAACATCGAGCACGAGGACGTCTCGCTCGGCCGCATCGAGGGGCTGGAGATCGCGGCGACCGTTCTGAAGGAGGCCGACGCGGCGCTCACCGCCTCGCTCGCCTAG
- a CDS encoding Gfo/Idh/MocA family protein, translated as MAASASTRGLGVAVIGAGMAGKAHMAAYRTAATLYEPVLPPIRLVSVGDVSPAFGEAAATRYGFERNDTDWRAIADDPSINVVSVVIANRFHREVVEGLLAAGKHVLCEKPLSDTLDDARAMATAAHEASTIARVGFTYRRSPGIAYIRDLVRSGTLGRVLHFSGRYWCDYAADPRTPLSWRFQGPAGSGALADVGSHLSYLAEFVCGDIRSVSGGRFATVIDERPEPLGMVSGRGATAVSDTLGRVENDDYATFSAAFDEGVGAFEVSRVATGHANTLTFEVFGDAGSASFDFRRPAEVGLYLAEGPAAQRGFRQVILGPDHPYLAGGLAMDAQGVGFGQNEGFVFQARAFLEEVAGLPEEASLPRCATFDEGVHNMELLAAVASSAEAGGATVTVGDVAATKNEEVPA; from the coding sequence ATGGCCGCATCGGCCTCCACGCGCGGCCTCGGCGTCGCTGTCATCGGCGCCGGCATGGCCGGGAAGGCTCACATGGCCGCGTACCGCACCGCCGCCACCCTCTACGAGCCGGTGCTGCCGCCGATCCGTCTCGTCTCGGTCGGCGACGTGTCGCCCGCGTTCGGCGAGGCCGCCGCGACACGGTACGGCTTCGAGCGGAACGACACCGACTGGCGCGCCATCGCCGACGACCCGAGCATCAACGTCGTCAGCGTGGTCATCGCCAACCGGTTCCACCGCGAGGTCGTCGAGGGGCTGCTCGCCGCCGGCAAGCACGTGCTCTGCGAGAAGCCGCTCAGCGACACGCTCGACGACGCCCGCGCCATGGCGACCGCCGCGCACGAGGCGTCGACGATCGCCCGTGTCGGCTTCACCTACCGCCGGTCGCCCGGCATCGCGTACATCCGCGACCTCGTGCGCTCGGGCACGCTCGGACGCGTCCTGCACTTCTCGGGGCGGTACTGGTGCGACTACGCCGCCGATCCGCGCACGCCGCTGTCGTGGCGATTCCAGGGGCCCGCAGGATCCGGGGCGCTCGCCGACGTGGGCAGCCACCTGTCGTATCTCGCCGAGTTCGTCTGCGGCGACATCCGCTCGGTCTCGGGGGGCCGCTTCGCCACGGTCATCGACGAGCGCCCCGAACCTCTCGGCATGGTCTCGGGCCGGGGCGCGACCGCCGTGTCAGACACCCTCGGGCGCGTCGAGAACGACGACTACGCCACGTTCTCCGCCGCCTTCGACGAGGGTGTCGGCGCCTTCGAGGTGTCGCGCGTGGCCACCGGTCACGCGAACACGCTGACGTTCGAGGTGTTCGGCGACGCCGGGTCCGCGTCGTTCGACTTCCGGCGTCCGGCGGAGGTGGGGCTGTATCTGGCGGAGGGGCCTGCCGCGCAGCGCGGGTTCCGGCAGGTGATCCTGGGCCCTGATCACCCGTATCTCGCGGGCGGTCTCGCCATGGACGCCCAGGGCGTCGGCTTCGGCCAGAACGAGGGTTTCGTGTTCCAGGCGCGGGCGTTCCTCGAGGAGGTCGCGGGCCTGCCCGAGGAGGCGTCGCTGCCGCGGTGCGCCACGTTCGACGAGGGCGTCCACAACATGGAGCTGCTCGCCGCCGTCGCGTCGTCCGCCGAGGCCGGCGGAGCAACCGTCACCGTCGGCGACGTCGCCGCCACGAAGAACGAGGAGGTGCCGGCATGA
- a CDS encoding LacI family DNA-binding transcriptional regulator — MADRPRATRRATIYDVAARAGVSKSLVSLVLQNSPKVSAERRQAVEAAMVELDYRPSRAATALAGSRSRTIGVVIDDFRNLWFVDLLDGLREVLGPAGLTLTVADLAGESASSEADPGRAVIDGFVASAVDALVVACEPTPALLRPQGFPVVVAGNRSATPPDAAVVSSDDSAGAEIAVRHLLDLGHRRIAHLTGGGGASALRLAAYERVLHDVGLTPHVASGFGRTNEPDGYEAARRILREAPDTTALFAGNDTMALGALAAIREAGLDVPAGMSLMGFDNSPIADARILRLTTVDSENREVGRRAAQTVVDRLAGARVHRRQLVSPRLVLRDSTAPPRG, encoded by the coding sequence ATGGCCGACCGACCCAGAGCGACCCGTCGGGCGACGATCTACGACGTCGCGGCGCGAGCAGGCGTCTCGAAGTCGCTCGTGTCGCTCGTTCTCCAGAACTCGCCGAAGGTCTCGGCCGAACGGCGGCAGGCGGTCGAGGCGGCGATGGTCGAGCTCGACTACCGTCCCAGTCGCGCGGCGACGGCGCTGGCGGGCAGCCGATCTCGCACGATCGGCGTCGTCATCGACGACTTCCGCAACCTGTGGTTCGTCGACCTGCTCGACGGCCTGCGCGAGGTCCTCGGCCCGGCCGGGCTCACCCTCACCGTGGCCGACCTGGCGGGCGAGTCCGCCTCGTCCGAGGCGGATCCGGGTCGCGCCGTGATCGACGGCTTCGTCGCGTCGGCCGTCGACGCGCTCGTCGTCGCCTGCGAGCCGACACCGGCTCTGCTCCGGCCGCAGGGATTCCCCGTGGTCGTTGCGGGCAATCGGTCCGCCACGCCGCCCGACGCCGCGGTCGTCTCCAGCGACGACTCGGCCGGCGCCGAGATCGCCGTCCGGCACCTGCTCGACCTCGGCCATCGACGCATCGCCCACCTCACCGGAGGCGGCGGAGCCAGCGCGCTGCGTCTCGCCGCCTACGAGCGGGTTCTCCACGACGTCGGCCTCACACCGCACGTCGCGAGCGGATTCGGCCGCACCAACGAGCCCGACGGGTACGAGGCGGCCCGCAGGATCCTGCGCGAGGCCCCCGACACCACAGCCCTCTTCGCCGGCAACGACACCATGGCCCTCGGCGCTCTGGCGGCGATCCGCGAGGCGGGCCTCGACGTGCCGGCGGGCATGTCTCTGATGGGGTTCGACAACTCGCCGATCGCGGATGCCCGGATCCTGCGCCTCACGACCGTCGACTCCGAGAACCGCGAGGTCGGGCGCCGGGCGGCTCAGACGGTCGTCGACCGCCTCGCCGGAGCCCGTGTCCACCGGCGCCAGCTCGTGTCACCCCGGCTCGTGCTGCGCGACTCCACAGCCCCGCCGCGCGGCTGA
- a CDS encoding sensor histidine kinase, translating into MRIDWAKAVRSRPFRVDLAVGLVLAAISLVPWGFDFVRPHVITAILALAAIALRRVTPSGALAVAWVMAAFEIGLGERPSPIAVAYVVVLYATARLGSRYVVMVGAGSAVAGGAVASYYLAVTGARFTELLYGSLVQSVLTAVAPVALLGSAWLVGLAVRFFSGRADESSLRLVAETEAHRALDVAAEERARAAMARDVHDIVGHSLAVIIAQADSIEFLDDTDRIRAVGQTIAQTARSSLGEVRDVLSGTSSRGDDSEPQDLGALVEQVRAAGVVVEHSLRGERRTLDPALSIVVRRVAQEMLTNALRHGTPGRPIDFRETWRSGDVVLEVENEVPQDPAASAAIASPAVPGSTATPTPTPASAPAPVSTAGGGLGVAGMRARVTAVGGFLEAEALDGVFTARARIPLPRTDPLDIFTPEEP; encoded by the coding sequence ATGAGGATCGACTGGGCGAAGGCGGTGAGGTCGCGGCCGTTCCGAGTCGACCTCGCGGTCGGCCTGGTCCTCGCCGCGATCTCGCTCGTGCCCTGGGGCTTCGACTTCGTGCGCCCGCACGTCATCACGGCGATCCTCGCCCTGGCCGCGATCGCCCTGCGGCGGGTGACCCCGAGCGGCGCCCTCGCCGTGGCGTGGGTCATGGCCGCGTTCGAGATCGGCCTCGGCGAGCGCCCGAGCCCGATCGCGGTCGCCTACGTGGTCGTCCTCTACGCGACCGCCCGGCTCGGCAGCCGCTACGTCGTCATGGTCGGAGCCGGCTCGGCCGTCGCCGGCGGCGCGGTCGCCTCGTACTACCTCGCCGTGACCGGAGCCCGCTTCACCGAGCTGCTCTACGGGTCGCTCGTCCAGAGCGTCCTCACGGCCGTCGCGCCCGTCGCGCTGCTGGGCTCGGCCTGGCTGGTCGGCCTCGCCGTCCGCTTCTTCTCCGGGCGGGCCGACGAGTCGTCGCTCCGCCTCGTCGCCGAGACCGAGGCGCACCGGGCCCTCGACGTCGCCGCCGAGGAGCGCGCCCGCGCCGCCATGGCCCGCGACGTCCACGACATCGTCGGGCACTCGCTCGCCGTCATCATCGCCCAGGCCGACTCGATCGAGTTCCTCGACGACACCGACCGCATCCGGGCCGTCGGCCAGACCATCGCGCAGACGGCGCGCTCGTCGCTCGGAGAGGTGCGGGACGTCCTTTCCGGCACCAGCTCGCGTGGGGACGACTCCGAGCCGCAGGATCTGGGGGCGCTGGTCGAGCAGGTCCGCGCGGCCGGCGTCGTCGTCGAGCACTCGCTGCGGGGCGAGCGGCGCACCCTCGATCCTGCGCTCTCGATCGTGGTCCGCCGAGTCGCGCAGGAGATGCTGACCAACGCCCTGCGGCACGGCACCCCCGGGCGCCCGATCGACTTCCGCGAGACGTGGCGATCGGGCGACGTGGTGCTCGAGGTCGAGAACGAGGTGCCGCAGGATCCAGCGGCCTCGGCGGCGATCGCCTCCCCTGCCGTGCCGGGTTCGACCGCGACCCCGACCCCGACCCCGGCCTCCGCGCCCGCTCCGGTCTCGACCGCGGGCGGCGGGCTCGGCGTGGCCGGGATGCGGGCCCGGGTGACGGCGGTCGGCGGGTTCCTCGAGGCCGAGGCGCTCGACGGCGTCTTCACGGCCCGCGCCCGAATCCCCCTGCCCCGTACCGACCCGCTCGACATCTTCACTCCGGAGGAGCCATGA
- a CDS encoding response regulator transcription factor, which translates to MIRIVLVDDQQLFRAGVRVALDAQTDLEVVGEASDGREALAVIAATEPDVVLLDMRMPVLDGVETVRALFGPTGPAKRPRVIVLTTFALDAAAATAIRAGASGFLLKDSTPAFLIAAVRAVHAGSSVLAPDELGQLFGLDVDTAPAPPAPAAFRSLTKRERVVFELAARGLSNTEIAAEEFVSESTVKTHISAVLAKLGLRDRVQIVVYAHDNRLLGQP; encoded by the coding sequence ATGATCCGCATCGTCCTCGTCGACGACCAGCAGCTGTTCCGCGCCGGCGTGCGCGTGGCGCTCGACGCTCAGACCGACCTCGAGGTCGTCGGCGAGGCGTCGGACGGCCGGGAGGCCCTGGCCGTCATCGCCGCGACGGAGCCCGACGTCGTGCTTCTCGACATGCGCATGCCGGTGCTCGACGGCGTCGAGACGGTGCGGGCGCTGTTCGGGCCCACCGGCCCGGCGAAGCGTCCGCGCGTGATCGTGCTCACGACGTTCGCGCTCGACGCCGCCGCGGCGACGGCGATCCGGGCCGGGGCGAGCGGCTTCCTGCTCAAGGACTCGACACCGGCTTTCCTCATCGCCGCCGTGCGCGCCGTGCACGCCGGGAGCTCGGTGCTCGCGCCGGACGAGCTCGGTCAGCTGTTCGGGCTCGACGTCGACACCGCGCCCGCTCCCCCGGCTCCTGCGGCGTTCCGGTCGCTGACCAAGCGTGAGCGCGTCGTCTTCGAGCTCGCCGCCCGCGGGCTGTCGAACACCGAGATCGCCGCGGAGGAGTTCGTGAGCGAGTCGACTGTGAAGACCCACATCTCGGCCGTCCTCGCGAAGCTCGGATTGCGCGACCGCGTGCAGATCGTGGTCTACGCGCACGACAACCGCCTCCTCGGCCAGCCCTGA
- a CDS encoding PIN domain-containing protein, which produces MILFDTSVLIDYDDLDLPDEPYVSSVVVLAELEFGIAAAKTADLYNERRTRLARLRASGFQWHPYLESTATYHAELMSLVHPHAPSHTRSRDLMIAATAFELGAKLATLNPGDFRYVASRVEILVPTPR; this is translated from the coding sequence GTGATCCTGTTCGACACGTCCGTGCTCATCGACTACGACGATCTCGACCTGCCCGACGAACCCTATGTGTCGTCCGTCGTGGTGCTGGCAGAGCTTGAATTCGGAATCGCTGCAGCCAAGACCGCCGACCTCTACAACGAGCGCCGCACGCGTCTGGCGAGGCTGCGTGCGTCGGGTTTTCAGTGGCACCCGTATCTCGAGTCGACTGCGACATACCACGCCGAGCTCATGTCGCTCGTGCATCCTCACGCTCCGAGCCACACGCGCTCCCGCGACCTCATGATCGCCGCGACCGCGTTCGAGCTCGGTGCGAAGCTCGCGACCCTGAATCCCGGCGACTTCCGGTACGTCGCGTCGCGGGTCGAGATCCTCGTGCCCACGCCGCGCTAG